A part of Citrifermentans bremense genomic DNA contains:
- a CDS encoding NCS2 family permease has translation MTSRIAAYFQFQRYGTDMKREVIAGLTTFLTMAYIIIVNPAILENAGIPRGPSTTATIIAAVFGTVLMAFFANRPFAIAPYMSENAFIAFVVVKVMGYSWQTALTAVFFAGVLFTLLTLFKVRSWLAESIPLSLKCAFATGIGLFLTFIGLNETGIVVLGVPGAPVKLGDLSQPSVLLAVFGLLLTVVLISRKVLGAMMIGIVVTTIASIALKVTPLPQSFVSLPPDISPILFQLDFAGALSPGFFPIILTIFIMAFLDTVGTLLGLSMRADLLDEKGNLPEIEKPMLADALATVAAPLLGTTTTGAYIESAAGIEEGGRTGFTALVTAFFFLLALFFAPLFTVVPAHAFGIALIVIGSFMISPLAKIDFDDFTELIPAFLTVVLMIFTYNIGVGMTAGFIAYPLMKGATGRIKEMKGGMWVLALLSLSYFVFGAK, from the coding sequence ATGACCTCCCGCATAGCAGCTTACTTCCAGTTCCAGCGCTACGGCACCGACATGAAGCGTGAGGTCATCGCCGGACTCACCACCTTCCTCACCATGGCGTACATCATCATAGTCAACCCGGCCATCCTGGAAAACGCGGGGATCCCGCGCGGCCCCTCAACCACCGCGACCATCATCGCCGCCGTCTTCGGCACCGTGCTGATGGCGTTTTTCGCCAACCGCCCCTTCGCCATCGCCCCCTACATGAGCGAGAACGCCTTCATAGCCTTCGTGGTGGTGAAGGTGATGGGATATTCCTGGCAGACCGCGCTCACCGCCGTCTTCTTCGCCGGGGTCCTCTTCACCCTGCTCACCCTGTTCAAGGTGCGGAGCTGGCTCGCGGAATCGATCCCCCTGTCGCTCAAGTGCGCCTTCGCCACCGGGATCGGCCTGTTCCTCACCTTCATCGGCCTGAACGAGACCGGCATCGTGGTGCTCGGAGTCCCCGGGGCGCCGGTGAAGCTGGGGGATCTCTCCCAACCCTCGGTGCTCCTGGCCGTGTTCGGCCTCCTCCTGACCGTGGTGCTCATCTCCCGCAAGGTGCTGGGCGCGATGATGATCGGCATCGTCGTCACCACCATCGCCTCCATCGCGCTCAAGGTGACACCGCTGCCGCAGTCGTTCGTCAGCCTGCCGCCCGACATCTCGCCGATCCTGTTCCAGCTCGATTTCGCCGGGGCGCTGTCGCCCGGCTTCTTCCCGATCATCCTGACCATCTTCATCATGGCCTTCCTCGACACGGTCGGGACGCTCCTGGGCCTGTCCATGCGGGCGGACCTTCTGGACGAGAAGGGGAACCTTCCCGAGATCGAGAAGCCGATGCTCGCCGACGCGCTGGCGACTGTCGCGGCGCCGCTTCTTGGGACCACCACCACCGGCGCCTACATAGAGAGCGCGGCCGGCATCGAGGAGGGGGGGCGCACCGGCTTCACCGCCCTCGTCACCGCGTTCTTCTTCCTTCTGGCCCTCTTTTTCGCGCCCCTTTTCACCGTGGTCCCGGCGCACGCCTTCGGCATCGCCCTGATCGTGATCGGCTCCTTCATGATCAGCCCGCTGGCGAAGATCGACTTCGACGACTTCACTGAACTGATCCCCGCCTTCCTGACCGTAGTGCTGATGATCTTCACCTACAACATCGGGGTCGGCATGACCGCAGGCTTCATCGCCTATCCGCTCATGAAGGGCGCCACCGGGCGCATCAAGGAGATGAAAGGGGGGATGTGGGTGCTCGCCCTGCTCTCCCTCTCCTACTTCGTCTTCGGGGCGAAATAA
- a CDS encoding hydrogenase maturation protease: MGTVVVGLGNPILTDDGVGIKVAAAVRELLAGTGVEVVEAYSGGLRLMEAISGYRRAVIVDAMTGGLPPGTVLRIGALEGRGTRNLHSSHDGDLAGALRLGRELGLNLPELVELVGVEAGDVETFGEELSEAVRAALPKAVAAVMAAAAPGMDPGGLGDAATAGGAGERS; this comes from the coding sequence ATGGGGACCGTGGTGGTGGGGCTTGGGAACCCGATCCTTACCGACGACGGCGTCGGGATCAAGGTGGCGGCGGCGGTGCGGGAGCTCTTGGCGGGGACCGGGGTCGAGGTGGTGGAGGCGTACTCGGGAGGGCTCAGGCTCATGGAGGCGATCTCCGGCTACCGGCGGGCCGTGATCGTGGACGCCATGACCGGGGGCCTTCCCCCCGGGACCGTGCTCCGCATCGGTGCGCTGGAGGGGAGGGGTACCCGCAACCTGCACAGCAGCCACGACGGCGACCTGGCGGGGGCGCTGCGGCTGGGGCGCGAGCTGGGTCTTAACCTGCCGGAGCTGGTCGAGCTGGTCGGGGTGGAGGCGGGGGACGTGGAGACCTTTGGCGAGGAGCTGAGCGAAGCGGTGCGCGCGGCGCTGCCTAAGGCCGTGGCGGCGGTTATGGCAGCCGCAGCACCCGGGATGGACCCGGGCGGGCTGGGGGACGCCGCGACTGCGGGCGGGGCGGGGGAGCGTTCATGA
- a CDS encoding Ni/Fe hydrogenase subunit alpha, producing MTRISIDPITRLEGHGKIEIFLDAAGEVAEAFFQVPELRGFEQFCVGRMAEEMPLITNRICGVCPEAHHMAASKALDALFAADPPPAAKKLRELLYCAFFVTDHTTHFYALGGPDFIIGPDAPPAERNMLGVIRKVGLDVGKEVIACRARNHQVIKTVGGRSIHPVAGIPGGWSRPISHAERDEIVASARKNVEFARFTLKLFDDLVLKNPVYRELLGSETYTHRTYYMGLVDGEGRPNLYDGTVRVVSPDGSELSRYHPDQYAEQIAERVVPWSYLKFPYLKKVGWQGVVDGPGSGVYTASPLSRLNVADKMATPLAQQEFERFFDTLGSGRTGGRYLPVHSRLATHWARLVELLYAAERMLELALDPEITSTDLRAKPGPVTGRGVGCVEAPRGILTHHYEADQRGVLTRVNLIVGTTNNYAPMALSIKKAASRIITGGKVVEEGMLNRIEMAFRLYDPCLSCATHAFGKMPLKVTVRDASGAVVHEVERG from the coding sequence ATGACCCGCATCAGCATCGACCCGATCACGAGGCTCGAGGGGCACGGGAAGATCGAGATCTTCCTGGACGCGGCAGGGGAGGTGGCGGAAGCCTTCTTCCAGGTGCCGGAGCTGCGCGGCTTCGAGCAGTTCTGCGTGGGGCGCATGGCCGAGGAGATGCCCCTCATCACCAACCGCATCTGTGGCGTCTGCCCGGAGGCGCACCACATGGCGGCCTCCAAGGCCCTTGACGCCCTCTTTGCCGCGGACCCGCCTCCCGCCGCGAAAAAACTGCGCGAGCTCCTCTACTGCGCCTTCTTCGTCACCGACCATACCACCCACTTCTACGCGCTGGGGGGGCCTGACTTCATCATCGGCCCCGACGCTCCCCCCGCGGAGCGGAACATGCTGGGGGTGATCAGGAAGGTGGGGCTCGACGTGGGGAAGGAGGTGATCGCCTGCCGCGCCAGGAACCACCAGGTGATCAAGACCGTGGGGGGGCGGAGCATCCACCCGGTCGCGGGGATCCCCGGGGGGTGGAGCCGCCCGATCAGCCACGCCGAGAGGGACGAGATCGTCGCGAGTGCGCGGAAGAACGTGGAGTTCGCGCGCTTCACCCTGAAGCTCTTCGACGACCTGGTGCTGAAAAACCCCGTCTACCGCGAGCTCCTCGGCTCCGAAACCTACACCCACAGGACCTACTACATGGGGCTCGTGGACGGCGAGGGACGGCCGAACCTCTACGACGGCACGGTGCGCGTCGTCTCTCCCGACGGCTCGGAGCTCTCGCGCTACCACCCGGACCAGTACGCGGAGCAGATCGCGGAGCGGGTGGTCCCCTGGAGCTACCTGAAGTTCCCCTACCTGAAAAAGGTGGGGTGGCAGGGGGTGGTGGACGGACCGGGAAGCGGGGTCTACACCGCGTCCCCCTTGTCGCGGCTGAACGTCGCGGACAAGATGGCGACCCCACTGGCGCAGCAGGAGTTCGAGCGCTTCTTCGATACCCTGGGGAGCGGCAGGACCGGGGGGCGCTACCTCCCGGTGCATTCCCGGCTGGCGACCCACTGGGCGAGGCTCGTGGAGCTCCTCTACGCGGCGGAGCGGATGCTGGAACTGGCCCTCGACCCGGAGATCACCTCGACGGACCTCCGCGCCAAGCCGGGCCCAGTGACCGGCCGCGGCGTGGGATGCGTGGAGGCCCCCCGGGGGATACTCACGCACCATTACGAGGCGGACCAGCGGGGGGTGCTCACCCGCGTCAACCTGATCGTCGGCACCACCAACAACTACGCACCGATGGCGCTTTCAATCAAGAAGGCGGCGAGCCGGATCATCACCGGCGGCAAGGTCGTGGAGGAGGGGATGCTGAACCGCATCGAGATGGCCTTCCGGCTCTACGACCCCTGCCTCTCCTGCGCCACCCACGCCTTCGGCAAGATGCCGCTCAAGGTCACGGTCCGGGACGCGTCGGGCGCCGTGGTCCATGAAGTGGAGCGCGGGTGA
- a CDS encoding hybrid sensor histidine kinase/response regulator produces the protein MVSDENTIAIPQLLYEAVSRGKREWEQTFDSIPDLIFITDTNHTISRANRAMAKYCGIRPEELPGRKCYEVFHNLSSPPPYCPLQSLKEGRAPRAEEVEVGNLGGFFDISLSPLYNEEGTLVACVHVARDVTERKKAQEYRLELEQQLRQAQKLESLGVLTGGIAHDFNNILMIILGHCTLAKDNESSAQIINHLDQIESAGSRAADLCRQMLTYAGKAPLVQTQIHLPALVRDMVQMLQPAFNKKVTVECDFVTGLPKLTCDEAKIQQIVMNLVVNAAESLGEQGGEVKVAVLQKTLLKAEPKVDCFGNQIPPGAYLCLEVADTGCGMDPETQKRIFEPFFSTKFTGRGLGLSALSGIIKSHNGALQLRSTPGAGTTFSVYFPLPPDTHPESNGIAPPSSPPEAAMLQGTILLVDDEEELRAVGAELLASMGFSVIAAKNGSEVLRIWQERKREIDLVLMDLTMPELDGIETYRALRKDTPSLPVLFCSGYGDQDIRPCIGEDAHAGFISKPYRLDLLQTVLATLWRKG, from the coding sequence ATGGTGAGCGACGAAAACACCATCGCCATTCCCCAGCTCCTTTATGAGGCGGTCAGCCGCGGCAAGCGCGAGTGGGAGCAGACCTTCGACTCCATCCCGGACCTGATCTTCATCACCGACACCAACCACACCATCTCGCGCGCCAACCGCGCCATGGCCAAGTACTGCGGCATCCGGCCGGAGGAGCTTCCGGGACGCAAGTGCTACGAGGTCTTCCACAACCTGTCGTCTCCCCCGCCCTATTGTCCGCTCCAGAGCCTGAAAGAGGGCCGGGCGCCACGGGCGGAGGAAGTCGAGGTCGGCAACCTGGGCGGCTTTTTCGACATCTCGTTATCCCCTTTGTACAACGAGGAGGGGACCCTCGTCGCCTGCGTCCACGTGGCCCGCGACGTTACCGAGCGGAAAAAAGCCCAGGAATACCGGCTGGAGTTGGAGCAGCAGCTGCGGCAGGCCCAAAAGCTCGAGAGCCTCGGCGTGCTCACCGGCGGAATCGCACATGATTTCAACAACATCCTGATGATAATCCTCGGGCACTGCACGCTTGCCAAGGACAACGAATCCAGTGCCCAGATCATCAATCACCTGGACCAGATCGAGTCGGCAGGCAGTCGGGCCGCCGACCTTTGCCGGCAGATGCTTACCTATGCGGGGAAAGCGCCGCTGGTGCAGACGCAGATCCACCTCCCGGCGCTGGTACGCGACATGGTGCAGATGCTGCAGCCCGCGTTCAACAAGAAGGTGACGGTCGAATGCGATTTCGTAACCGGCCTGCCGAAGCTGACCTGCGACGAGGCGAAAATCCAGCAGATCGTGATGAACCTCGTGGTGAACGCGGCGGAATCGCTGGGAGAGCAGGGGGGCGAGGTCAAGGTGGCCGTACTGCAAAAGACGTTGCTCAAGGCGGAGCCGAAGGTGGATTGCTTCGGCAACCAGATCCCGCCCGGAGCCTATCTGTGCCTGGAGGTGGCCGACACCGGGTGCGGCATGGACCCGGAGACCCAGAAGCGGATCTTCGAGCCGTTTTTCAGCACCAAGTTCACCGGGCGGGGACTGGGGCTTTCGGCGCTAAGCGGCATCATCAAGTCCCATAACGGAGCGCTGCAGCTCCGCAGCACCCCCGGGGCGGGGACCACTTTCAGCGTCTACTTCCCCCTTCCCCCAGACACACACCCCGAAAGCAACGGCATCGCGCCCCCCTCCTCGCCGCCAGAAGCGGCAATGCTCCAAGGCACTATCCTTTTGGTCGACGACGAGGAGGAACTTCGTGCTGTAGGGGCTGAACTTCTCGCCAGCATGGGGTTCAGCGTGATCGCCGCCAAAAACGGCAGCGAGGTGCTCAGGATCTGGCAGGAGCGCAAGCGCGAGATAGACCTCGTGCTGATGGACCTGACCATGCCGGAGCTTGACGGCATCGAGACCTACCGCGCTTTGCGCAAGGATACCCCCTCGCTCCCGGTGCTCTTTTGCAGCGGGTACGGGGATCAGGACATCCGCCCCTGCATTGGCGAAGACGCCCACGCCGGCTTCATCTCGAAGCCGTACCGGTTGGACCTCCTGCAAACGGTGCTGGCGACCCTATGGAGAAAGGGCTGA
- a CDS encoding DUF3015 family protein → MKKLLLGFLLSLAVSGASYAAQAHTNTGCGLGTLLFQNKADNSIVLQVLQSTTNGSFGSQTFGISSGTSECQQPSKIAQNEKLNEFVRANMDNLAKEIAMGKGETLDTFVEMLGVTPGQGDAYKATLQANFNKIFTSDKIVLAEVIDNSVAVTR, encoded by the coding sequence ATGAAAAAACTTCTGCTGGGATTTCTTCTGAGTCTTGCTGTATCAGGCGCATCTTACGCCGCCCAGGCTCACACCAACACCGGTTGCGGTCTCGGAACCTTGCTGTTCCAGAACAAGGCTGACAACTCCATCGTGCTGCAAGTCCTGCAGTCCACCACCAACGGCAGCTTCGGCTCCCAGACCTTCGGCATCTCTTCCGGCACTTCGGAATGCCAGCAACCGAGCAAAATTGCGCAAAACGAGAAGCTGAACGAGTTCGTCCGCGCCAACATGGACAACCTGGCCAAGGAAATCGCCATGGGCAAGGGCGAGACCCTGGACACCTTCGTCGAGATGCTGGGGGTCACCCCTGGCCAGGGCGACGCCTACAAGGCGACGCTGCAGGCGAACTTCAACAAGATCTTCACCTCCGACAAGATCGTCCTCGCCGAGGTCATCGACAACTCGGTGGCGGTCACCAGGTAG
- a CDS encoding sulfurtransferase TusA family protein: MSVQVLDARGLKCPQPTLKITVLATKMKPGEVLEVVANCPTFEKDVRDWCTRARKILLWLKVEGDSKRCQIQF, from the coding sequence ATGAGCGTTCAGGTACTCGATGCGCGCGGGCTCAAGTGCCCGCAACCGACTTTGAAGATAACAGTGCTGGCCACCAAGATGAAGCCCGGCGAGGTGCTCGAGGTGGTGGCGAACTGCCCCACCTTCGAGAAGGACGTGCGGGACTGGTGCACCCGGGCCAGGAAGATCCTTTTGTGGCTCAAGGTGGAAGGGGACTCCAAGCGCTGCCAGATCCAGTTCTGA
- a CDS encoding hydrogenase iron-sulfur subunit, with protein sequence MKGSINARKGEKRRAAEPFEPRIIGFLCNWCSYAGADRAGLAQTPYPPNVSIVRVMCTGRIEPVFIMKAFQQGADGVIVLACHPGDCHYKEGNLRAAQRHALLARVMLQMGVERERCRFDYVSAGEGEKYAQLVTDMVESVRMLGPLKKVSAGGEI encoded by the coding sequence ATGAAGGGATCGATAAACGCCCGCAAGGGCGAAAAACGGCGGGCGGCGGAGCCGTTCGAGCCCCGCATCATCGGTTTTCTCTGCAACTGGTGCTCCTATGCCGGGGCGGACCGGGCCGGGCTGGCGCAGACGCCTTACCCCCCCAACGTGAGCATCGTCAGGGTGATGTGCACCGGGAGGATCGAGCCTGTCTTCATCATGAAGGCCTTCCAGCAGGGGGCCGACGGCGTCATCGTGCTGGCCTGCCATCCGGGGGACTGCCACTACAAGGAAGGGAACCTCCGCGCGGCCCAGCGGCACGCGCTGCTCGCCAGGGTGATGCTTCAGATGGGGGTCGAGCGGGAGCGCTGCCGCTTCGACTACGTTTCGGCGGGGGAGGGGGAGAAGTACGCGCAGCTCGTCACCGACATGGTGGAGTCGGTGCGCATGCTGGGCCCATTGAAAAAAGTATCCGCGGGAGGCGAAATATGA
- a CDS encoding CoB--CoM heterodisulfide reductase iron-sulfur subunit A family protein, which yields MKIGLYFCNCGSNIAELVDPEKVRLGLAQDGLAYFKTYPFLCSEEGKAFLEQDLRDERPDRVVIAACTPREHEATFMRVLEQAGMNPYLMQMVNLREQVAWVTKEPEQAVRKAVLAIRGALLRVALQQELEREELEVASSVLVLGGGPAGLKASLTLARAGRKVVLVEKGPAIGGLPVLYEELFPDLECGPCMLEPLMGELLHGEYAGNIELLTLSELAEVKGFFGNFSATIRRRPRYLDEATCIGCGECVEACPVAGKNPFDCGMGEKKAMAFAFPGALPNLPYLDPALCTRFTEGGECRLCSESCPMGADVVRYQDAETLVERQVGAIVVATGASLYDCTTFPQLGYGVLPQVKTAHELERMLASNGPFAGDPSGLPERVLFIHCVGSLDEGHRPYCSGICCQYAFKLNRLLRSRLPQARIHHLYREIAAAGKEASALYLSAREDPGTALSRYGSLAGLSVREEGGEARVFVAGGESLSADLVVLCPAVVPGEDAGALGALLEVSLDRFGFYEEMHGRIDASSSKMRGIYLAGACQGPADIQRAALQGVAAAGSVLCELVEGRKLRLEPLFASVDPELCSGCRVCLKVCPYRAVSFDSEKGVACVSSVLCHGCGTCVAACPAGASRAQHFTGEMILAEIEGALK from the coding sequence ATGAAGATCGGTCTTTATTTTTGCAACTGCGGGAGCAACATAGCGGAGCTGGTCGACCCGGAAAAGGTACGCCTGGGGCTGGCCCAAGACGGCCTCGCCTATTTCAAGACCTACCCCTTCCTCTGTTCCGAGGAGGGGAAGGCCTTCCTTGAACAGGACCTGAGGGACGAGCGGCCGGACCGGGTGGTGATCGCCGCCTGCACCCCGAGGGAGCACGAGGCGACCTTCATGCGGGTGCTGGAGCAGGCCGGGATGAACCCCTACCTGATGCAGATGGTGAACCTCCGGGAGCAGGTGGCCTGGGTCACCAAGGAGCCGGAGCAAGCCGTGCGCAAGGCGGTACTGGCGATCCGGGGGGCGCTCCTCAGGGTCGCGCTGCAGCAGGAGCTGGAGAGGGAGGAGCTCGAGGTCGCGAGCTCGGTGCTGGTTCTGGGGGGCGGCCCTGCCGGGCTCAAGGCCTCCCTCACCCTGGCCCGGGCGGGGCGCAAGGTGGTCCTCGTCGAGAAGGGGCCAGCCATAGGCGGGCTGCCGGTCCTCTACGAGGAGCTCTTCCCCGACCTCGAGTGCGGCCCCTGCATGCTGGAGCCGCTCATGGGGGAGCTGCTCCACGGCGAGTACGCCGGCAACATCGAGCTTCTGACCCTCTCCGAGCTGGCCGAGGTGAAGGGGTTCTTCGGCAACTTCAGCGCCACCATCCGAAGACGGCCGCGCTACCTGGACGAGGCCACCTGCATCGGCTGCGGCGAGTGCGTCGAGGCCTGCCCCGTCGCGGGGAAGAACCCCTTCGACTGCGGCATGGGGGAGAAGAAGGCGATGGCCTTCGCCTTCCCCGGGGCGCTCCCCAACCTCCCCTACCTCGATCCGGCGCTCTGCACCCGGTTTACCGAGGGGGGTGAGTGCCGTCTCTGCAGCGAGTCCTGCCCCATGGGAGCAGACGTGGTGCGCTACCAGGACGCCGAGACGCTGGTGGAGCGGCAGGTGGGGGCGATCGTCGTCGCGACCGGCGCCTCGCTCTACGACTGCACCACTTTCCCGCAGCTTGGCTATGGAGTCCTGCCCCAGGTGAAGACGGCGCACGAACTGGAGCGGATGCTTGCCTCCAACGGTCCCTTTGCCGGGGACCCGTCCGGACTCCCGGAAAGGGTCCTTTTCATCCACTGCGTGGGAAGCCTGGACGAGGGGCACCGCCCCTACTGTTCCGGGATCTGCTGCCAGTACGCCTTCAAGCTGAACCGCCTGCTGCGCTCGCGGCTGCCGCAGGCGCGGATCCATCATCTCTACCGTGAGATCGCCGCCGCCGGCAAGGAGGCCTCGGCGCTCTACCTCTCCGCCCGTGAGGATCCCGGCACCGCTCTCTCCCGGTACGGGAGTCTCGCCGGGCTCTCGGTGCGGGAAGAAGGGGGGGAGGCCCGCGTCTTCGTGGCCGGCGGGGAGAGTCTGAGCGCCGATCTCGTGGTGCTCTGCCCGGCGGTGGTCCCTGGGGAGGACGCCGGGGCGCTGGGGGCGCTTTTGGAGGTTTCGCTGGACCGGTTCGGCTTCTACGAGGAGATGCACGGCAGGATCGACGCCTCCTCCAGCAAGATGCGCGGGATCTACCTGGCCGGGGCCTGCCAGGGACCCGCCGACATCCAGCGCGCCGCGCTGCAGGGGGTTGCCGCCGCAGGCTCCGTCCTCTGCGAACTGGTCGAGGGGCGCAAGCTGCGGCTCGAACCGCTTTTCGCCAGCGTGGATCCGGAACTTTGCTCCGGGTGCCGGGTCTGCCTCAAGGTCTGCCCCTACCGGGCGGTCTCCTTTGACAGCGAAAAGGGGGTGGCCTGCGTCAGCTCCGTCCTTTGTCACGGCTGCGGCACCTGCGTCGCCGCCTGCCCGGCGGGCGCTTCCCGGGCGCAGCATTTCACCGGCGAAATGATCCTCGCGGAGATAGAGGGGGCCTTGAAATGA
- a CDS encoding Lnb N-terminal periplasmic domain-containing protein gives MPPDFLSRKQVHSMAITRSAVFATLWLLLLVSPAAAAPPSQPDLLIARARSMGLASERNWHILLHYKKTFGGGFRSRISDPNFFLSPQGRENPEAELEATIAGFFLPRTGDGEHPICRFPARLQWLKDRLGIPPGDLPETACTEQKELLQTVDARSAVLVFPVGHINSPASMFGHTLLRFDGPTKSNLISFAVNYAADANDKNGLLYAYKGLCGKYKGYYSLMPYYLKVKEYGDLEHRDMWEYRLRLSQEEVDRMLLHTLELERISSQYFFLDENCSFNLLFLIEAARPTLHLSDRTGLWVLPTDTIELARENGIVDEAVYRPSQGARIVKMASLLDAEGQKAALKLAQGKSEPSKAARAGASVQQQREVLDLAAEMVQLRYARKELEKDDFNKLYLKILAQRSRMGKGEDDLYTVAPPPPPDAGHGTVKLGAGGGVRRDEWFGELRLQPAFHDMLDPDQGYIRGAQIKFLDTALRYAPEHDRLWLKSLHLLDIASTSPRDRFFTPLSWKAAAGWDTEAMKDGRDSLIFRVNTGGGFAARSPFGGILHALGEVDLNAGRRFAGNVAAGPGVSLGALEQVTDWWKLQLKGEAFYYLLGDERVAVKGTVAQNFRLTRNDSVNLELSYQEVEGHSVREATLLWNRYF, from the coding sequence ATGCCGCCCGACTTCCTGTCCCGAAAGCAGGTTCATTCCATGGCCATCACCCGCAGCGCCGTTTTCGCCACGCTCTGGCTCTTGCTCCTCGTTTCCCCCGCAGCAGCAGCGCCTCCCTCCCAGCCGGACCTCCTCATCGCCCGCGCCCGCAGCATGGGGCTTGCCTCCGAAAGGAACTGGCACATCCTCCTGCACTACAAGAAAACCTTTGGCGGCGGCTTCCGGAGCAGGATCTCGGACCCCAACTTCTTCCTCTCCCCGCAGGGGCGGGAAAACCCCGAGGCGGAACTGGAGGCCACCATCGCCGGGTTCTTCCTCCCCCGGACCGGTGACGGCGAGCACCCCATCTGCCGGTTCCCCGCAAGGCTCCAGTGGCTCAAGGATCGGCTCGGCATCCCACCGGGGGATCTCCCCGAGACGGCCTGCACGGAGCAGAAGGAGCTGCTGCAAACGGTCGACGCACGCTCGGCGGTGCTGGTCTTTCCCGTGGGGCACATAAACAGCCCGGCTTCGATGTTCGGGCACACCCTGCTCAGGTTCGACGGCCCCACCAAGAGCAACCTCATCTCCTTCGCCGTCAACTACGCGGCGGACGCGAACGACAAGAACGGGCTCCTGTACGCCTACAAGGGGCTTTGCGGCAAGTACAAGGGGTACTACTCCCTGATGCCATACTACTTGAAGGTGAAGGAGTACGGCGACCTGGAGCACCGGGACATGTGGGAGTACCGGTTGAGGCTCTCCCAGGAAGAAGTGGACCGGATGCTTTTGCACACTCTGGAGCTGGAGCGGATCTCGTCGCAGTACTTCTTCCTCGACGAGAACTGCTCCTTCAACCTGCTATTCCTGATCGAGGCGGCACGCCCTACCCTGCACTTGAGCGACCGGACCGGCCTCTGGGTCCTCCCCACCGACACCATTGAGCTCGCCAGGGAAAACGGGATCGTGGACGAGGCGGTCTACCGCCCGTCGCAGGGGGCGCGTATCGTGAAGATGGCCTCTCTACTTGACGCTGAAGGGCAAAAGGCGGCGCTGAAACTGGCGCAGGGGAAAAGCGAACCGTCAAAGGCGGCACGAGCCGGCGCGTCGGTGCAGCAGCAGAGGGAAGTACTGGACCTGGCGGCGGAGATGGTCCAGCTGCGGTACGCCCGCAAAGAGCTGGAAAAGGACGACTTCAACAAGCTGTACCTGAAGATACTGGCGCAAAGGAGCCGGATGGGCAAGGGGGAAGACGATCTGTACACGGTCGCCCCCCCGCCCCCTCCCGACGCCGGCCACGGGACCGTCAAGCTGGGAGCGGGGGGCGGCGTCCGGCGGGACGAGTGGTTCGGCGAGTTGCGGCTGCAGCCCGCGTTCCACGACATGCTCGACCCGGACCAGGGGTACATCCGGGGAGCGCAGATAAAGTTCCTGGACACGGCGCTGCGCTACGCGCCGGAGCATGACCGGTTATGGCTGAAGAGCCTGCACCTTTTGGACATCGCCTCCACCTCCCCCAGGGATCGCTTCTTCACCCCTCTCTCCTGGAAGGCGGCCGCCGGCTGGGACACCGAGGCGATGAAGGACGGCAGGGACTCCCTCATCTTCCGGGTCAACACCGGCGGGGGGTTCGCCGCGCGCTCCCCCTTCGGCGGGATCCTGCACGCCCTTGGGGAGGTGGACCTGAACGCGGGGCGAAGGTTTGCGGGGAACGTCGCAGCCGGACCGGGGGTGAGCCTGGGAGCACTGGAGCAGGTGACCGACTGGTGGAAGCTGCAGCTCAAGGGGGAGGCGTTCTACTACCTTTTGGGGGACGAGCGCGTGGCAGTCAAGGGAACCGTGGCGCAGAACTTCCGGCTGACGCGAAACGACTCGGTGAATTTGGAACTTAGCTATCAGGAGGTCGAGGGGCACTCAGTGCGGGAGGCGACGCTGCTCTGGAACCGTTATTTCTGA